The sequence GCATCTAAACGTTCTTTTGAAATCAATTTTTCTAGTGGAACGCCTCCAGCATAGGAATAACGAATGAGTGGAACCATATCATCTCCATGGCCCCCTAATACGAAACCAGTAACATCCTTAACGGATACATTTAATTCTTGCGCAACAAACGTACAGAATCTTGCTGTATCTAATACACCAGATTGACCAATGACACGTTCTTTTGGGAGGCCTGTTTCTTTAAAAACAGTATAAGTCATAGCATCAACAGGATTTGTGAGTACAACAATATATGTGTCAGGCGAATATTTCACAATTTCTGTAGCTACAGATTTCATAATTTTAGCATTGGTATTAACTAGGTCATCTCGGCTCATTCCGGGCTTTCGTGCAATACCTGCAGTAATAATCACCAGATCAGAATCTTTCGTATGTTCATAGTTGGACGTTCCAATAATAGAAGCGTCAAATCCCTGTACAGGACTTGCCTCAAGCATATCTAATGCCTTTCCTTTCGTTGGATCCTCCATATTAGGGATATCAACAAGTACGACATCGCCTAATTCCTTTTGCGCTATCATTAAGGCTGTTGTAGCTCCGGTAAAGCCTGAACCGATTACTGATATTTTTCTTCTTTTTATCCCCATTTTTAAAATCCCCTTTGTTCTTTTAGACTAGTAAGTATAATTCCTTCTATAAAGATTACGCTACGTCGTACGGAATCAACTAGTACAGGCGTCGCAATAATAAACATTTCGCAAAAAGCAACACAAGCACAGTATAGGCAACATAAAGTACCTATACTGTTTATAAACTACTATTATATTAACCCATATTTTTAATTAG is a genomic window of Virgibacillus proomii containing:
- the mdh gene encoding malate dehydrogenase, with the protein product MGIKRRKISVIGSGFTGATTALMIAQKELGDVVLVDIPNMEDPTKGKALDMLEASPVQGFDASIIGTSNYEHTKDSDLVIITAGIARKPGMSRDDLVNTNAKIMKSVATEIVKYSPDTYIVVLTNPVDAMTYTVFKETGLPKERVIGQSGVLDTARFCTFVAQELNVSVKDVTGFVLGGHGDDMVPLIRYSYAGGVPLEKLISKERLDAIVERTRKGGGEIVGLLGNGSAYYAPAASLTVMAETILKDQRRILPAIAYLEGEYGYSDIYLGVPTILGGNGIEKIIELDLTEEEKVALNKSADSVKKVLEVLK